A genomic segment from Aegilops tauschii subsp. strangulata cultivar AL8/78 chromosome 1, Aet v6.0, whole genome shotgun sequence encodes:
- the LOC109734389 gene encoding uncharacterized protein isoform X2 — protein MIKRRFFRQDHGDNSASSSSSSSGSDSDRDPAEEEVSEEEVEGEQEQVKEEEDDDEAEVESGEEQEKEVEEQAEDEGSGYQSEDSSGHHVDSPCADENSSLVYEQYQAISLPVKKASSGDADSAKGAVNKDDTVEVDFNNYILKCKSVYKCKLCPRIMCLSEEMVRVHLESKRHARSKKLLGEGRLKMVLNSDGELEEEAETHAERHARTIALAQQVQKPKKDSGRQRQNRRRQKRSQNRLKDKDQRHNSGTEGARPNNGTTDKKMPNLETAAKKMPNLETAAKKRRKTEK, from the exons ATGATCAAGAGGCGCTTCTTCAGGCAAGACCACGGCGACAATAGCGCCTCCTCGTCATCCTCCTCGTCGGGGTCAGATTCGGACCGTGACCCCGCGGAAGAAGAGGTCTCGGAGGAGGAAGTAGAAGGGGAGCAAGaacaagtaaaagaagaagaagatgatgatgaagcgGAGGTGGAGTCGGGGGAAGAACAGGAAAAGGAAGTAGAGGAGCAGGCCGAAGATGAGG GTTCTGGATACCAAAGTGAGGACAGCTCTGGACATCATGTTGATAGTCCTTGTGCAG ATGAGAACAGCAGTCTGGTGTATGAACAATACCAAGCAATCAGTTTGCCTGTTAAGAAAGCATCAAGTGGCGATGCTGATTCTGCCAAAGGTGCTGTTAACAAGGATGACACTGTTGAGGTCGATTTCAATAACTACATTCTGAAGTGCAAATCTGTGTATAAGTGCAAGCTTTGTCCCAGAATCATGTGCTTAAGTGAGGAGATGGTCAGGGTACATCTTGAATCAAAG AGACATGCTCGATCAAAGAAACTACTGGGAGAAGGTAGGCTTAAGATGGTGCTCAACAGTGATGGTGAGCTGGAGGAAGAGGCAGAGACACATGCTGAACGACATGCCCGAACTATAGCTCTTGCCCAG CAAGTACAAAAGCCCAAGAAGGATTCAGGCAGGCAGCGACAAAATCGGAGAAGACAGAAG AGGTCGCAGAATCGTCTCAAGGACAAAGATCAGAGACACAACTCTGGAACGGAAGGTGCAAGGCCGAACAATGGAACTACTGATAAGAAAATGCCGAATCTTGAAACTGCTGCTAAGAAAATGCCGAATCTTGAAACTGCTGCTAAGAAAAGGCGCAAGACTGAAAAATAA
- the LOC109734389 gene encoding uncharacterized protein isoform X1 — MIKRRFFRQDHGDNSASSSSSSSGSDSDRDPAEEEVSEEEVEGEQEQVKEEEDDDEAEVESGEEQEKEVEEQAEDEGSGYQSEDSSGHHVDSPCAGLLSDENSSLVYEQYQAISLPVKKASSGDADSAKGAVNKDDTVEVDFNNYILKCKSVYKCKLCPRIMCLSEEMVRVHLESKRHARSKKLLGEGRLKMVLNSDGELEEEAETHAERHARTIALAQQVQKPKKDSGRQRQNRRRQKRSQNRLKDKDQRHNSGTEGARPNNGTTDKKMPNLETAAKKMPNLETAAKKRRKTEK; from the exons ATGATCAAGAGGCGCTTCTTCAGGCAAGACCACGGCGACAATAGCGCCTCCTCGTCATCCTCCTCGTCGGGGTCAGATTCGGACCGTGACCCCGCGGAAGAAGAGGTCTCGGAGGAGGAAGTAGAAGGGGAGCAAGaacaagtaaaagaagaagaagatgatgatgaagcgGAGGTGGAGTCGGGGGAAGAACAGGAAAAGGAAGTAGAGGAGCAGGCCGAAGATGAGG GTTCTGGATACCAAAGTGAGGACAGCTCTGGACATCATGTTGATAGTCCTTGTGCAG GTTTACTTTCAGATGAGAACAGCAGTCTGGTGTATGAACAATACCAAGCAATCAGTTTGCCTGTTAAGAAAGCATCAAGTGGCGATGCTGATTCTGCCAAAGGTGCTGTTAACAAGGATGACACTGTTGAGGTCGATTTCAATAACTACATTCTGAAGTGCAAATCTGTGTATAAGTGCAAGCTTTGTCCCAGAATCATGTGCTTAAGTGAGGAGATGGTCAGGGTACATCTTGAATCAAAG AGACATGCTCGATCAAAGAAACTACTGGGAGAAGGTAGGCTTAAGATGGTGCTCAACAGTGATGGTGAGCTGGAGGAAGAGGCAGAGACACATGCTGAACGACATGCCCGAACTATAGCTCTTGCCCAG CAAGTACAAAAGCCCAAGAAGGATTCAGGCAGGCAGCGACAAAATCGGAGAAGACAGAAG AGGTCGCAGAATCGTCTCAAGGACAAAGATCAGAGACACAACTCTGGAACGGAAGGTGCAAGGCCGAACAATGGAACTACTGATAAGAAAATGCCGAATCTTGAAACTGCTGCTAAGAAAATGCCGAATCTTGAAACTGCTGCTAAGAAAAGGCGCAAGACTGAAAAATAA